One window from the genome of Gimesia aquarii encodes:
- a CDS encoding sulfatase-like hydrolase/transferase has translation MFIISGICSGITRFGFLLYFLSVYLCLVLFSTNKACASERSEKPNVIIIFTDDQGSIDLNCYGAKDLITPHMDSIANRGIRFTQFYAAAPVCSPSRAGLLTGKFPQRAGVPGNVSSQHGKSGMPAEQVTIAEMLKDAGYRTGHVGKWHLGYTKETMPNGQGFDESFGHMGGCIDNYSHFFYWNGPNRHDLWKNGKEVWHDGTYFPDLMVRQCQNYIKEHRDEPFFLYWAINVPHYPLQATDKWRKKYAHLPSPRNKYAAFVSTMDDCIGEVLKTLDEFKLRENTIVIFQSDHGHSQEERTFGGGGSAGPFRGAKFSLFEGGIRVPAMISWPGTIAKGEKRHQMATGCDWLPTIAELTGTPLPQQKLNGKSLKTVIDSSEAQSPHRDFYWQIGKSWAIREGDWKLLGNPRDTSQQGQLTKQDQLFLVDLSNDPGEKRNLAASNPAKLERLKQIYRRYQTSLSK, from the coding sequence ATGTTCATTATCAGTGGTATTTGCTCTGGAATAACGCGGTTTGGTTTTCTCTTATATTTTTTGAGTGTGTATCTATGCTTAGTATTATTTTCTACCAACAAGGCGTGTGCATCAGAGCGTTCAGAAAAACCGAATGTAATTATTATTTTTACAGATGATCAGGGATCTATTGATCTCAATTGTTATGGAGCGAAAGACTTGATTACACCCCATATGGATTCGATTGCCAATAGGGGAATTCGGTTTACACAGTTTTATGCCGCGGCACCTGTTTGCTCCCCTTCTCGTGCAGGTTTGTTGACAGGTAAGTTTCCTCAGCGAGCGGGTGTTCCCGGAAATGTTTCATCGCAACATGGCAAAAGTGGAATGCCTGCCGAGCAGGTTACGATTGCCGAAATGTTAAAAGATGCAGGATATCGAACAGGGCATGTGGGTAAGTGGCACTTGGGTTATACAAAAGAAACAATGCCAAATGGACAAGGATTTGATGAATCGTTTGGCCATATGGGAGGCTGCATCGATAACTATTCCCACTTCTTTTACTGGAATGGTCCCAATCGACACGATTTGTGGAAAAACGGAAAAGAAGTATGGCATGATGGTACATATTTTCCTGATCTGATGGTTCGGCAATGTCAAAACTATATCAAAGAACACAGAGATGAACCGTTTTTTTTATATTGGGCGATCAATGTTCCTCATTACCCCTTGCAGGCAACTGATAAGTGGCGAAAGAAATATGCACATCTTCCTAGTCCACGAAATAAGTATGCTGCGTTTGTTTCTACGATGGATGACTGTATCGGCGAAGTATTAAAAACACTTGATGAGTTCAAACTTCGTGAAAATACAATCGTCATTTTTCAATCTGATCATGGGCATTCACAGGAAGAAAGAACATTCGGGGGGGGAGGTAGTGCAGGACCTTTCCGTGGCGCCAAGTTTAGTTTATTTGAAGGAGGAATTCGTGTCCCTGCCATGATTTCCTGGCCTGGAACAATTGCAAAGGGAGAAAAACGTCATCAAATGGCAACAGGCTGTGACTGGCTACCGACCATCGCAGAACTAACTGGTACACCTCTTCCACAACAAAAACTAAACGGGAAAAGTCTAAAAACAGTCATTGATTCATCAGAAGCGCAGAGCCCCCATCGTGATTTCTATTGGCAAATTGGTAAAAGCTGGGCCATTCGAGAAGGTGATTGGAAGTTATTGGGGAATCCCCGTGATACGAGTCAGCAAGGTCAACTTACCAAGCAGGATCAACTTTTTCTGGTAGACTTATCGAATGATCCTGGCGAAAAACGCAATCTTGCTGCCAGCAATCCTGCGAAACTAGAACGCCTTAAGCAAATTTATCGTCGCTACCAAACATCGCTCTCGAAATAA
- a CDS encoding STAS domain-containing protein gives MATQEVPYLITTVKDHLKVQLLPELNESAWNELEALGDLLLLELKNQKSPSVIIDLTKLTYISSSLVAVVIQVWKLVDEQGGKTAILNTSDMVEEVLKISGLQKVWRIYSNEEEAIAHLSQALKQERIERRRIFSMPILLGIVALLSAAACFALYISDSLNLNPKSTLIATISFSVAGVLLGATALKDRRKNLRIMGVVVLICSIILGGIGLVKLI, from the coding sequence ATGGCTACCCAAGAAGTTCCTTACCTCATTACCACTGTCAAAGACCACCTCAAGGTTCAACTCCTTCCAGAACTTAATGAATCTGCCTGGAACGAATTGGAGGCTTTAGGGGACCTACTCCTTCTGGAACTCAAAAACCAAAAGAGTCCATCAGTTATCATTGATTTAACAAAACTGACTTACATCAGCAGTTCGTTGGTTGCTGTTGTTATTCAAGTGTGGAAACTGGTTGATGAACAAGGTGGAAAAACGGCGATTCTCAACACCAGTGATATGGTAGAAGAGGTGCTTAAGATTTCCGGGCTCCAAAAAGTTTGGCGTATTTACTCTAATGAAGAAGAAGCAATTGCGCATTTAAGTCAGGCTTTAAAACAAGAACGGATTGAAAGGCGACGTATTTTCTCTATGCCGATACTCTTGGGCATTGTTGCACTCTTGTCTGCCGCTGCTTGTTTTGCTCTTTATATAAGTGACTCCCTAAATCTCAATCCAAAATCCACATTAATTGCTACGATCTCCTTCTCAGTTGCGGGAGTACTTCTTGGAGCAACCGCTCTGAAAGACCGAAGAAAAAATTTGAGAATTATGGGAGTGGTAGTTCTGATTTGTAGCATCATCTTAGGAGGAATCGGTTTAGTCAAACTTATCTAA
- a CDS encoding rhodanese-like domain-containing protein: MAKDHSKRFLDIVADAKSRILECTVHDVKRRGEQGEAFHLIDVREDHEFSAGRIPNAKHLGKGIIERDVEQMIPDTSSLLILYCGGGFRSALAADNLQKMGYTQVISMDGGFSGWKAAGFEIETEA; this comes from the coding sequence ATGGCTAAAGATCATTCTAAACGTTTTCTGGACATCGTTGCGGATGCAAAATCACGCATTCTTGAATGCACAGTTCATGATGTAAAAAGGCGTGGAGAACAAGGTGAAGCGTTTCATCTCATCGACGTAAGAGAGGATCATGAGTTTAGTGCAGGAAGAATACCAAATGCCAAACATCTTGGTAAAGGAATCATTGAACGAGATGTAGAACAGATGATACCAGACACATCCTCACTTTTGATACTCTACTGTGGAGGTGGTTTTCGTTCTGCTCTGGCGGCAGACAATCTGCAGAAAATGGGCTATACACAAGTCATTTCTATGGATGGAGGATTTAGCGGCTGGAAAGCCGCGGGATTTGAAATTGAAACTGAAGCGTAA
- a CDS encoding transaldolase family protein, whose protein sequence is MKLFLDSAITDEIKHSLEYWDLDGLTTNPKHINNSGKPFLKVIEEIAELFTGTDKPVSVEVDPHVTDWEQIVEQGIQLSKMSPNFVVKVGASEEGFKAIRELTKQGIRTNATLIFSVAQAWHAARAGAYFISPFIGWKENYGDSTTEFILEVAEMLERHQYDSQIIAAAIRNARQIADVALAGAHCVTAGLVVYQDSMQNPYTVHGEKVFQNAWDATPKS, encoded by the coding sequence ATGAAATTGTTTCTGGATAGTGCAATCACAGATGAGATTAAGCACAGCCTTGAATATTGGGACTTGGATGGACTTACAACAAACCCCAAGCATATCAATAATTCTGGTAAGCCTTTTTTGAAAGTAATTGAAGAGATCGCAGAATTGTTCACTGGCACTGATAAACCTGTGAGTGTGGAAGTGGATCCACATGTTACAGATTGGGAACAGATCGTAGAACAAGGAATCCAGCTTTCCAAAATGTCTCCTAATTTTGTAGTGAAAGTGGGCGCCAGCGAAGAAGGGTTTAAAGCGATTCGCGAGCTGACTAAGCAGGGAATTCGGACGAATGCCACTTTAATTTTTTCAGTTGCTCAGGCATGGCATGCGGCTCGAGCGGGAGCGTACTTTATCAGCCCCTTTATTGGATGGAAAGAAAATTATGGCGATTCGACAACAGAATTTATTCTGGAAGTCGCCGAAATGCTGGAACGACATCAATATGATTCACAAATTATTGCGGCTGCGATTCGTAATGCTCGGCAGATTGCAGATGTTGCTCTTGCGGGAGCCCATTGTGTGACTGCAGGTCTTGTTGTGTATCAGGATAGCATGCAAAACCCTTACACAGTCCATGGAGAGAAAGTATTCCAGAATGCATGGGACGCGACGCCAAAAAGTTAG
- a CDS encoding sugar phosphate isomerase family, with protein MTTEFPDYLKINRDALAKGTAVKLSIVKDMSEIAQHMATAMFKAIKVAEQNGHPATLIVPVGPVDQYPILADMLNQNQYSIRDVMLINMDEYLTDDDQWVDISHPLSFRGYMNRKFYDLLNPELSPLPENRICPDPNNVGAIQQLIDQREGVDACFGGIGINGHIAFNEPPEPGHKIPTEEFLQLPTRNLNLTRETRTINSVTVGGEISIIPWRAVTIGMKEILAAKEQHFYCNRIWQSSVIRRVLQGPITGDCPASLLRTHTDVSLTVAEYVADLPDIRLR; from the coding sequence ATGACGACTGAATTTCCTGATTACCTTAAAATCAATCGTGACGCTTTAGCTAAAGGAACGGCAGTTAAACTTTCTATAGTTAAAGATATGTCTGAGATTGCTCAACATATGGCAACGGCAATGTTTAAGGCTATCAAAGTGGCAGAGCAAAATGGTCACCCTGCCACATTGATCGTTCCTGTTGGCCCCGTCGATCAATACCCTATATTGGCTGACATGTTGAATCAAAACCAATACTCAATTAGAGATGTCATGCTGATCAATATGGATGAATATCTGACAGACGACGATCAATGGGTCGATATCTCCCACCCACTCAGCTTTCGCGGCTATATGAATCGTAAATTCTACGACTTATTGAATCCGGAATTGTCACCTTTACCCGAAAATCGCATCTGTCCCGATCCAAATAATGTTGGTGCTATCCAACAATTGATTGATCAACGGGAAGGAGTGGATGCCTGCTTTGGTGGAATTGGGATTAATGGTCATATCGCCTTCAATGAACCACCCGAACCAGGGCATAAGATCCCAACGGAAGAATTCTTACAGCTCCCTACCCGTAACCTCAATTTAACCCGGGAAACAAGGACTATTAACTCTGTAACCGTAGGTGGTGAAATTTCCATAATCCCCTGGCGCGCTGTTACGATTGGAATGAAAGAAATTCTTGCTGCTAAAGAACAGCATTTCTATTGTAACCGCATCTGGCAAAGTTCGGTCATTCGCAGAGTCCTTCAAGGCCCCATTACTGGCGACTGCCCGGCTTCGCTTTTGCGAACGCATACTGATGTTTCTCTCACAGTTGCGGAATACGTTGCTGATCTCC
- a CDS encoding GspE/PulE family protein gives MSEKPDNANKKEGRQQALQAELRELVDVVGPGPLVDLLMERAFQLQATDIHLDPLEDGLRLRLRVDGMLHDIIQLPKEAAASVISRLKLAANMDITERRLAQDGHINNETLQNRRDIRVGSGPTIHGERLVLRLMPDHKRFTEFNELGLSDHQISEITGYCHAPYGMILSVGPVGSGKSTTIYSCLDYLNQPEMSLSTIEDPVERRIEGVNQIQIDPKIGFSFAEALRGVLRQDPNVIMVGEIRDSETAHIAVRAGLTGIRVLSTLHSNDAVAAIDVFREFGIPSMFITDSLQGIISQRLIRCICEKCRIPDQLDAGACEYLGTNSDQLPDSKIAKGAGCEHCFQTGYVGRTGIFETLGIQGELRDAILRGASQTEIQKMAIGSGMTTMEDSGKAKILEGVTTVQELHRVLV, from the coding sequence ATGTCAGAGAAACCAGATAATGCAAACAAGAAAGAGGGACGCCAGCAGGCACTACAGGCAGAGCTAAGAGAACTAGTCGATGTCGTAGGTCCAGGACCACTCGTTGATCTATTGATGGAAAGAGCTTTTCAGTTACAGGCGACTGATATCCACTTGGACCCTCTCGAGGATGGTCTGCGACTTCGTTTGAGAGTGGATGGTATGTTGCATGATATTATACAGCTTCCCAAAGAAGCCGCTGCCTCAGTCATCTCACGGCTCAAACTAGCTGCAAATATGGATATCACTGAGAGACGCCTTGCTCAGGATGGTCACATTAATAATGAGACACTTCAAAATCGCCGTGATATTCGAGTTGGTTCAGGGCCAACTATTCACGGTGAACGACTTGTCTTGCGACTAATGCCAGACCATAAGCGTTTTACAGAATTTAACGAATTAGGACTTAGCGATCATCAGATATCCGAGATTACCGGGTACTGCCATGCTCCCTACGGAATGATCTTAAGTGTTGGGCCCGTAGGTTCGGGAAAGAGCACAACCATTTATAGTTGTCTCGACTACCTAAACCAACCCGAAATGAGTCTGTCAACGATTGAAGACCCAGTTGAACGTCGGATCGAAGGTGTCAATCAAATTCAAATAGACCCCAAAATTGGGTTTAGTTTTGCCGAAGCCTTAAGGGGAGTTCTTCGACAAGATCCTAACGTAATCATGGTAGGAGAAATCCGTGATTCTGAAACGGCACATATTGCCGTCAGAGCAGGACTCACTGGTATCCGTGTGCTCTCGACTCTTCACTCCAATGATGCCGTTGCTGCAATTGACGTATTCAGAGAATTTGGAATACCTTCAATGTTCATTACGGATAGTCTCCAAGGCATCATTTCTCAACGTTTAATTAGATGTATCTGTGAAAAATGCCGAATACCTGATCAATTAGATGCGGGAGCCTGTGAATATCTTGGAACCAACTCAGATCAATTGCCAGACTCTAAAATAGCAAAAGGGGCTGGTTGCGAGCATTGTTTTCAGACTGGTTACGTAGGTCGTACAGGTATTTTTGAAACGCTTGGAATTCAAGGTGAATTGCGAGATGCCATTCTTAGAGGAGCATCACAAACAGAAATCCAAAAGATGGCAATTGGCTCGGGAATGACCACCATGGAAGACTCTGGTAAAGCAAAAATACTTGAAGGAGTTACGACCGTACAAGAACTTCATCGTGTTCTTGTTTAG